Within the Malus sylvestris chromosome 4, drMalSylv7.2, whole genome shotgun sequence genome, the region tgggattccatggctagttgtatccgaaaagtagcaaaagaggtattaggagagtccaagggctttgccccacaccaaaaggaatcttggtggtggaatgaggaggtacaaacaaaggtgaaggctaagaaggaatgttgtaaagccttatacaaggataggaccgatgaaaatggtgaaaggtatagaaaagcgaagcaagaggcgaagaaagctgtgagagaagctaagttagcggcttatgacgatatgtataaacgactagataccaaagaaggagagttggatatctataaactagctagagcaagggaaaagaagacaagagacctcaagcaagtgaggtgcatcaaggatgaggatggaaaggttcttgctacagagaacgcggttaaagacagatggaaaggttattttcataatcttttcaatgaaggacatgaaaggagtgcttctttaggggagttgagtaactcagaagagtgtagaaactactctttttatcgtagaatccggaaggaagaagtggttgtagctttgaagaagatgaagcatagaaaagcagtaggcccagacgatacaccaatcgaagtgtggaaagttttgggagagacaggtataacatggctcactgaccttttcaataggattttgaaaacgaagaagatgccaaatgagtggcgaacgagcactttggtgcctatctacaagaataagggcgatgtacaaaattgcatgaactataggggtattaagctaatgagtcatacaatgaagctctgggagagagtcattgagcatagattgaggcaagagacacgggtttcggacaaccaattcgggttcatgccagggcgctcaaccatggaggcaatctatctcttacgaagattgatggaaagatatagagatgggaaaaaggatttacacatggtctttatagatttggaaaaagcgtatgatagggtcccaagagacattctttggaggattttagagaagaaaggagtacgagtagcatatatccaagctatacaagatatgtatgaaggagcaaagactgccgtaagaactcatgaacgacaaaccgaaagctttcccataactgtaggattacatcaaggctcatccttaagtccttacctttttgcgttggtaatggatgagttaacaggacatattcaagatgatattccttggtgtatgcttttcgcagacgatatagtgttgatagatgaaactcaagaaggggtaaatgcaaagcttaacctttggagagaagtgttggaatctaaaggttttcgcctaagccgatcaaagacagaatatatggagtgcaagttcagtgcaaatggaggccaaaacgagttaggggtgaggatcggagatcaagaaataccaaagagcgaccgttttcgttacctaggatctatcttgcaaaagaacggagaattagatggagatctcaaccatagaatacaagctggatggatgaagtggaagagtgcatccagcgtgttgtgtgaccgccgtataccaatgaagctcaagggaaaattttataggacggcaataaggccggcgatgctgtatggcacagaatgttgggcggtgaagcatcaacacgtacacaaaatgggtgtagcggagatgaggatgcttcgttggatgtgtgggcacacgagaaaggataagattaggaatgaggatattcggggtaaagtaggagtagccgaaattgaaggaaagatgagagaaaatcggttacggtggtttggacatgtgcaaagaaggcctactgacgctccgattagaagatgcgactatgggacagaggttcagggccgaaggggtagaggaagacccaggaaaactttgagagagaccctaagaaaagacttagagtacttggatctaacggaggacatgacacaggacagaacacaatggcgttctaagattcatatagccgatcccactcagtgacttggattttccaagtctccaaccgagaagttgtcctcgcttgggaaattaagggaacactacctcaacctacatgctccactcacaaagctccaacatacaagcttcaacaaaagaaaattcaaagaacttggcgaagaaggctttggtgatttaacacaatacgttgaaatgaaggaaagcttatttattgatatccccgataaattacaaatatgtacatatacttaagtcaaaataaacaaacaagagggagccttcacaaaggttgcttaggagaagtctcggcaatcggtagagccccagaaagagaaggcaccggagggggatcattcggagcctcagtactggacagaaccctagaagaatgaggcatcaaaggttgatcatttggagcttcattacgcggcacagccccagaagacgaaggcaataaatgcctttggaacaaacccacaaatctttgatgatcaagtaaaacctgaccatcagattccttcatctggtcaagcttcctcttcatgtttgtagcatagtcatgtgcgagccggtgcaactgtttattctcatgcttgagccctctaatctcctgtttgagactcatcacttcagccgccaatgattcaacttggcgggttcgagcaaataggcgttgggccatattagacacagaacctgcacactgaacactaagagccagagaatccttaacagccaactcatcagaccgtttggaaagtagtctgttatctttaggagtgagaaggttcctggccactactgcagcggtcatatcattcttcatcacggaatccccaacggtaagaggaccagtaggggagacgaaggatgggcgccatatgttgtctggagaaggcagggctgcctcttcaacaaggttcaagtcaaaacgacggtcggaggggccagacattttcaaaggtgtagaagagagaagaggtcggacaaatcaagatcttagaagtgcaagaatggagcttctactggtggatattcaagtgtgctttggaacttaatgtcagcctctataaaaatctgcactcgacgaagcttcagaaatcgaagaggcgtttgctttctcaaaagctgggctgctcagagaccacgagggtcgatctcagaaatcgaagaggcgtttgctttctcaaaagctgggttgctcaaagaccacgaaggtcgatctcagaaatcgaagaggtttgctttctcaaaagctgggctgcccagagaccacgagggccgatctcagaaatcgaaaaggtttggtttctcaaaagctgggctgctcagagaccacgagggccgatctcagaaatcgaagaggcaccaacttttccagccttgtcagcacctgtcacacgcacattcagctttgcggaaattatgggcattctgtcgaagatttctggcgaagtagaaagcacatgaatcgtactgttcaatcatccacttcccacacgcaacagtagctcatgggtaccacatataactttgccaaagttctctgacaaagttgagactacttttccagccttgtcagcacctgtcacacgcacactcagctttgcggaaattatgggcattctgtcgaagatttctggcgaagtagaaagcacatgaatcgtactgttcaatcacccacttcccacacgcaacagtagctcatgggtaccacatataactttgccaaagttctctgacaaagtcgagacacgtgaagcttgcaactctcactacatcgctctgaccaagaagggtaaaagaatagcaaagaaacaacactaacaaagtttagacacataaattttgaaggcctagctaccatattattacccacaagggtaaaggaacagtaccactgctggataattggaaagtctcggtgtgtcaacctctgtgcttcatggcaaggtagactagcaaacatgcccaacctttactcacattcgagaaaacactcccaacaagattgcttgccccaaaatcgaagaggcatcgccctccgaatctcgagagccagactcccaacatgattactttctcaaaaatcgaagagagggtaaaggaacagtaccactgctggataatttgaaagtccctgtgtgtcaacctctgtgcttcgtggcaaggtagactagcaaacatgcccaacctttactcacattcgagaaaacacccccaacaagattgcttgctccaaaatcgaagaggcaccgccctccgaatctcgagagccagactcctaacatgattactttctcaaaaatcgaagagagggtaaaggaacagtaccactgttggataattggaaagtccctgtgtgtcaacctctgtgcttcgtggcaaggtagactagcaaacatgcccaacctttactcatattcgagaaaacactcccaacaagattgcttgctccaaaatcgaagaggcaccgccctctgaatctcgagagccagactcccaacatgattactttctcaaaaatcgaagacaccgctctccgaatctcgagagccacacccccagcatgattgctttctcaaaaatcgaagaggcatcgttctccgaatctcgagagccagatccccgacatgattgcttgttcgaaaaccgaagaggcaccactttcccaacttcaagagccggatctccttggataaagcttgtctgtaatcttcacacgcaacatcagctttccagataccacagaccactttttcaaagtgctctgacagagttaaaacttgtgaagctggcagctcccactaccgtgctatgaccaagcagggtaaaggaatagcattattacttgatgttagggagactcctatatatgtcgacctccatccccaacggacaggcagacctgcaaaaatgctcaacccttcctcttatctgagagggcactcccaacgaagcctttcgaaatattcagctttctttccccccgataatacctctgtaaacaagctatactagagcaagaatatctcatatcatcagggttaaaagcaagagtatcccatatcatgctttttccctgtcttttcctttggccttgttcttacctgcaagacaaggagaaagagagcaatcagtcagcacttggaatcaagcttccagccaggaactgactgcctggaaccccctaccctggcattgctctcgagtactcatcttcaacatcttatgcttccagggaagataccgcatctgcctgaggaacagatagggcaagtgagaaggatacaaggaagcatgtggagacaagcgtaacagcacacgtgccgatacatccactactctgtcaaaagcaaaagtatcccatatcagcagggtcgaacgtactctagatttgatggacttgttttgaccctcaaattcttcagtcggccttatactttggaggaaaccagaaaaccctccagcccagttcaagaataagcctgtggaaagttacttcttcaaaagcaaaagtatcccatatcatctcttctcatttttcttctctttatccttcatgctgccctgcaagatagggagaatgtgaacaatcagccggagctctgattgcttaccttgtctgttacctctttcagcagatcccctagctcggcgacttgggggactcctactatatggtttgtatcgcgcttgaccaagcctgaaactacaagtaagcttcaagtgacattgatacattaccttgtgcatctccaccagttacagataccacccctggatggaggaagagtacttccagagaagattccacatctacctatgagacagataaggaaagtcaagacgataccacactccggtacttagaagtttcgtggttacgagatcattctcccacaatatttcctaggGCTGGTTCGGGTCGGGATCCCGAACCGAAACCCCGAAcccgattcccaaaccaaaacatttcgggatgggattttatatcccgaaaccgaaccaaaactaTTGGAATCCCGaaattcgggattcccgaaagtgtttcgggattttcgggaaacttcgggattcccgaaagtgTATCAATTCAACTGCTAAACTAAATCCCTTTTTGCAGATCCAAAAGCCAAACTCCGTGTATCACAAATTTCAATCGACCAATCTAAAACAAATAATATACTTAATCCTTCAGTAAAATCGAAGTCCAAATCAACAATACGGTCCCAATAGCTTCAAAATGTGCATCCAAATTCCAGATAAACCCACAGAGGGTTTCAAACTTTAACCAACCGAGATTCGACAAACCGAAAAATTACCAAATACCCAGAtacaaaaacatggaaattagCAAAAATAAGCAAACCCAGATAGCCAAACAAGTTGAACAACTAGGGATTAtatcaaaattagaaaaaaagtaCACAGATTTGGATACAGAGAGTGTAGGGATTAATGGAGTGAGAACTGGAGTACCTGAAAAGCGGGATCTGAAGAATGATGAGGAAGAAGTAGACACGAGAGGCGATCGCTGAGATGCTGTTTATCCATCCCTTTGACGATTTTGACGATGCGGATGACGATGGAGATGGAGCGGTTGCCATATTTTCGGTTTTTCGGGACGGATGACGATGAGGAGCGGCGTGGATTCGACGATGAGGATTAGCGGATGACGATGAGGAGCGGCGTGGATTCTCATCGTCATCCGAGAGAAGCGGGGTGGACGATGAGGAGCGGCGTGGATTTGACGGAGGAGTGGAGCGGGGGGACTGTGAGAGTGAGTGAGGTGAGCGGCGCCAGTGAGGTGAGAGAGCGAGAGCGACTGAGAGTCTGAAATAACCTAACAAACAAAGGACCTAACTATGGacggttggatttgattttaaCAAATCCAACGGTTCAAGTAAAtgctaattaaaaattaaaaataaataaatatatatatatataatattcggttcggttcgggattCTCGAAAGCTTTCAAATCTGTGGCCAATTCCCAAACCGAAACTTTCGGTTCGGGATCGGTTTCGGGTACCGAACGTTTCGGGAAATTTGGTTCGGGAATTTTTCGGGCTAATTTCGGGACGGGATCGGGACGgttcgggattttcgggaaaaaattccacccctaatatttcctaatgtcatttgtactaaatcattcacttgtactccctaaaggagagcttgaacctatgtacttgtgtaaacctttcacaattaatgagaactcctctattccgtggacgtagccaatctgggtgaaccacgtacatcttgtgttagctttcctatctatatccatttatatacttatccacactaatgaccggagcaatatggcgaagatcacaaaaagtgaccgttttcgctacctaggatctatcttgcaagagaacggagaattagatggagatctcaaccatagaatacaagctggatggatgaagtgtaagagtgtatccggcgtgttgtgtgatcgtcgtaggccactgaagctcaagggaaaattttataggacggcaataaggccaacgatgttgtatggcacagaatgttgggcggtgaagcatcaacacgtacacaaaatgggtgtagcggagatgaggatgattcgtgggatgtatgggcacacgagaaaggataagattgggaatgaggatatccaaggtaaagtaggagtagccaaaattgaaggaaatatgagagaaaatcggttccggtggtttggacatgtgcaaagaaggcctactgacactccggttcgaaaatgtgactacgggacagaagttcagggccgaaggggtagaggaagacctaggaaaactttgaaagagaccctaagaaaagacttgattacttggatctaacggaggacatgacacaaaaccgagcgcaatggcgttctaggattcatatagccgaccccacttagtgggaaaaggctttgttgttgttgttgttgttgtatagtgGGGATGAAGAGATCTCTTGGAGAAAAGTCAGGATCTGAGCATCCTCGTGGGCTCCTCTGTCTCCAGCCAATCAAGTTATACAGCCTTAATAGATCAGGGAGCTGCTGTAGGTTAGTTTTTACATAACCACTTACCCAATAAGGCTTTGCTATATTTCTTCTTGTAGCTTCTTAGTCAAATAATTTCAAAGTTACTCCACTTAGTTTGATTCACTCTGATTTGTTAGGGGGTGATATTTCGAGTGGTTCTTGAGAATTTTTGCCTAGTTTGCTTCATTATATGGACTTCTCATGTGTTTCGTCTATTTGCTTATTTTCTCAATGCATTCTTTTAGCAATGAGGTGTGAAGTGTGTACAcaattttcaataatttcatAAGAAACAACGCTAATACCACCAAGTAGGGGAATCAACAACAAATACAACTACAGGCCTGCcagcagaaaataaaaaataaaaattgactaGATGTGTTTTACCTCCTTATCGCCACCTTTAGTCCCAAATACACCTTTCTTGCGTTTTTGTGGGCCATCAGCAACCTAATATTTAATATCCATATAAAACAGGCATTACAATTTGAAACTTAAAAGCATTATAGAACTGCCAAATAAGAAGAAATcatgaaatcagaaaaaaaGGGCGTTACACAATATCTTGATAAATATTCTCTACAGAAAAATTTTGCATATCTACCAAACAAtactttattattattcttaAAAGTTAAATCTTATCCAAGGCCATTTCAATCTGCGAGATATCAACCTATATATTGCAACATTAAATGCTGCGGGTAGCATTCATGAACAAACTGTTCACGATGAACAAAAAGACAAGCCCtctcaattttcttttgaaatacAAATCCACCAGTCAAACCACATAAGATGTTCAGCCTCACAACCACATTTTGATATTGGAATTTCCTGAATGCATAAACACAGGTAAAAGTAATAGTCATCATCACAACAGAGCATCATAAACTTGGAGTTCCCTCTTATATATGATCCTTTTGTTCGGCTTTATTTGGTTGGATGGTCAATTTTTGTAGATACTAAATTACTCTTCTTTACCAAAAAGAACAACAATCCACAGACAATTCACACATCAGCCTGTAGTAAGAAACATTCGAGTTTATATAAGAGACACAAATGCATACCTTATCAAGAATGCCAAAGACAATTTCATACAATTTGGACAATATTTCTGAATTGGTTGAAGGAGCATATGTAAGGGCCTTCAAAGCTTGCAGTCTTCGTGCATgaacttcaacaaaaaaatagtTTACATTAATAAACAGAGcctattgaccaaaaaaaataaacagagCCTATATTGACACTTTAGAGATATTGGCAATTACTTTTCCCTTTTTAACAATCTATTACTTTTTCCCACCTTTTTAAAGAATACAATACATGAAGAGCTTTTGGCAATTACTTTTTCCCTTTTAAGAATCTATTACCGAATTCTCTCCCTTATGTCAGAGttcctaattaaaaataaaaaataaaaaataaacagagAAATCAAGATTGActactcaaaagtataaactttttAAAACCATAACCCACACAATTAATGTACCAAAAGTAAAGAAACTTTCAAATTCATATGTCAAACCCACTATCCACAATGTGAGAACACCGA harbors:
- the LOC126619685 gene encoding uncharacterized protein LOC126619685, encoding MSGPSDRRFDLNLVEEAALPSPDNIWRPSFVSPTGPLTVGDSVMKNDMTAAVVARNLLTPKDNRLLSKRSDELAVKDSLALSVQCAGSVSNMAQRLFARTRQVESLAAEVMSLKQEIRGLKHENKQLHRLAHDYATNMKRKLDQMKESDGQVLLDHQRFVGLFQRHLLPSSSGAVPRNEAPNDQPLMPHSSRVLSSTEAPNDPPPVPSLSGALPIAETSPKQPL